Proteins from a genomic interval of Amycolatopsis sp. cg13:
- a CDS encoding response regulator, with translation MAPGTVQVAVIEDHPLYRRSVERVLIEAPDVELGAVVDSVARFHVARQPPGSVVLLDLGLPGVAGAAAVLEVAELGHHVLVVSAQAEPETVLAAIAAGAKGFLSKDVDVDELLIAIRAVAGGGAYVSAVVAGMIIKDNTDRPVTRPEMELSPREVQVLRLVAAGERDVDIARILDIGVRTVRGYLDRIRDKTGERRRPGLVKEAIRRGLVGKETLR, from the coding sequence TTGGCTCCCGGCACCGTCCAGGTGGCCGTGATCGAAGACCACCCGCTTTACCGCCGGTCGGTGGAACGCGTCCTCATCGAAGCGCCGGACGTCGAACTGGGCGCGGTGGTCGACTCGGTCGCCCGCTTCCACGTCGCGCGCCAGCCGCCCGGCAGCGTTGTCCTCCTCGATCTCGGCCTGCCCGGCGTCGCCGGTGCGGCCGCGGTGCTCGAGGTCGCGGAGCTGGGCCATCACGTGCTGGTCGTGTCCGCGCAAGCCGAACCGGAGACGGTGCTCGCCGCGATCGCCGCCGGCGCCAAGGGATTCCTGTCGAAGGACGTCGACGTCGACGAGCTGCTCATCGCCATCCGCGCGGTCGCGGGTGGCGGCGCGTACGTGTCGGCCGTCGTCGCCGGAATGATCATCAAGGACAACACCGACCGCCCGGTCACGCGGCCGGAAATGGAGCTGTCGCCGCGCGAAGTGCAGGTGTTGCGGCTCGTCGCGGCGGGGGAACGGGACGTCGACATCGCGCGGATCCTCGACATCGGCGTCCGCACCGTGCGCGGCTATCTCGACCGGATCCGCGACAAGACCGGCGAACGGCGGCGCCCCGGCCTCGTGAAGGAAGCGATCCGCCGCGG